The Miscanthus floridulus cultivar M001 chromosome 6, ASM1932011v1, whole genome shotgun sequence genomic interval atcctgtgtggggtcttaatttggatgtacaagcttgccaataaaatttcaagccatttcgacataggcggtgtatacatgcttcacggaggtacatgtgccctttcatcgaaccatgactacacACATAgtttatcaaggtttctgtggtttatatgcattccggtgtcgtatttgtGTCAAACTTTtactcaggcttgcacgtgccacgtgtgaaggaaacaccaagttttggattttccggagatggtttgctactttccgaggtttaattgaatttccgcgcgatgagaccgtttaattataggttgaactgagtctacccacaaaaagatccggaatagtgccaaacttttacataggctctaatgtgccctagggataagaattttgtggaggtggataaaaaaatctattgggtccaagattaaattcaccctcttttgtctcattaggcacagagaaaaatataataaataaaaaatgatcagaaaaacctaagatcctgtgtaggggtcttaatttgggtgtacaagcttgccaaaaaaattcaagccatttcgacataggcggtgtatacatgcttcacggaggtacatgtgccctttcatcgaaccatgactatacacataggttatcaaggtttctgtggttcatatgcattccggtgtctgtattggtctcaaactttttctcaggcttgcacagtgccacgtgtgaaggaaacaccaagttttggattttctggagatggtttgctactttctgaggtttaattgaatttccgcgcgatgagaccgtttaattataggttgaactgagtctacccacgaaaagatccagaatggtgccaaacttttacacaggctctaatgtgccctagggataagaattttgtggaggtggataaaaaaatctattgggtccaagatgaaattcaccctcttttgtctcattgggcacagagaaaaatataataaataaaaaatgatcagaaaaaactaagatcctgtgtggggtcttaatttgggtgtacaagcttgccaataaaatttcaagccatttcgacataggcggttaatttcaagccatttcgacataggcggtatatacatgcttcacggaggtacatgtgcccttttatcgaaccatgactatacacataggttatcaaggtttctgtggttcatatgcattccggtgtcgtatttgtGTCAAACTTTTACTCAGGCTTGCACgtaccacgtgtgaaggaaacaccaagttttggattttccggagatggtttgctactttccgatgtttaattgaatttccacgcgacgagaccgtttaattataggttgaactgagtctactcaCGAAAAGATTcagaatagtgccaaacttttacacaggctctaatgtgccctagggataagaattttgtggaggtggataaaaaaatctattgggtccaagatgaaattcaccctcttttgtctcattaggcacagagaaaaatataataaataaaaaatgatcagaaaaacctaagatcctgtgtagagtcttaatttggatgtacaagcttgcaaaaaaaaattcaagccatttcgacataggcggtgtATACAAGCTTCacggaggtacatgtgccctttcatcgaaccatgactatacacataggttatcaaggtttctgtggttcatatgcattccggtatcgtattggtctcaaactttgtctcaggcttgcacgtgccacgtgtgaaggaaacaccaagttttggattttccggagattgtttgctactttctgtggtttaattgaatttccacacgacgagaccgtttaattataggttgaactgagtctacccacaaaaagatacagaatggtgccaaacttttacataggctctaatgtgccctagggataagaattttgtgagggtggatgaaaaaatctattgggtccaagatgaaattcaccctcttttatctcattggGCACagtgaaaaatataataaataaaaaatgatcataaaaaacctaagatcctgtgtgggggtcttaatttgggtgtacaagcttgccaaaaaaatttaagccatttcgacatagaaatacatatgcttctatttattcagtatgtaaaataattttttaatatatataaacatcactgtcggtttcaataaactggcagtgatgagaaaaaaccgacagtgatgcttgttatcactgtcgattgattttgaaaaccggcagtgatatataaaaaattaaaaaataattgtgccagccctcgggtttgagcttggATCTCGGactacagagttcagacacttagcCACTACGATAGTATAGGATGTGTATTTGGTTTATTTATTTTGTCTTTTTGACCTTTACACCACTTAATAAATAATAAAAttataccaaaaaaattggggtgcccgggattcgaacacgggtatcgggggctaagttgcggggtcttaatcgttgtgccagtaggaggtattcgaaaggagATAAAAAGATAATTTACTTATGCTGTAATCGCTACactgatgtacccccatcactgccagAACATAGACATGCTGCAACACGGTATTTCTCAGCACCAAGGTGAAGATGATCAAATAAAGGATTCGACGACATAGATTAATCACTAGTAAATTTTTGAGCACTAGTAAATTATTACATTGTCCTAAGACATagattaatcactagtgctactaattatTGCCGGTGTTGCCTGCGTCGTCATCCCCCTGCTGCCGGTGCTCCTCTTCGCGCTTCTTTCGCTCAGCCCTATGCCGGCGCCGCTCTGCATTCATCGTGAGACGCCGCTCGGTCTCCTGCTCCTGGCggtggcggcgctcctcctcctagcggcggcgctcctcttcctcgtggcggcgctcctcctccttagaGATCTTGACGATGTGCTTCAGGATGCAGTCGTCGGTCTCCTTCTGTGTGATGGCACGGAggtgccggtcctcctcctccttctgagccatctccaacgagttgaagacgacctcctccaccAGAAGAGGTTTCGGTTCCTCTTCCGATGTGGTCCCACGGTCCGGATCGTCCTCAAGGTTCGCCTCGAGGTCCAATTCGGACGACGGCGTCAGTGGAGGCATCGGGGGGCGACGTGAGGACGACGGGTTCAGCatcgcccatgttgtcttcaagcggcGAGGCATTGTGGCAGTGGGTGGTCATCTAGGGCCGGAGCGAGGTGTGCGTGGGAAGGGTGTGCTTCGCTTTCTTGACGCACGTTGGTGCAATGGCGGTCGACTGCGTGCATGGTGGCCTGGCTTATATAGGCGTGTCTGTGGGTGGAACTGATCATGGTGCAATAACTCCCACCCATCGGAAGACGGAGCGCGCCTGCGTTGGGAACGCCATTGAACCACCATTGCGCATGCGTTGGGAAGATGGAGCGCGCGCGCCTGCGTTTGGCAACCGGCGAGAGCAGTGTGGCCGGGGAGTAAACGCGGCATCTCTTCGTGGGGAACTGAAGGGCCGCGACCAGTCCAAGGACGGCATCTCTTCATGGGGACTCCTCAGTAAACAGTGGCTCTTCAATCTTCATGGGAACCGCGCGACCAGCGTGGCtggggagttgaagggcctacgcgcaaagcagggacagataatcactcaaaggaataaattccttcaaactctcTGAAATCAGGtaatagctcaatggtttgtctgttgctctggaacttgtaggcttcggttcgaatcagggatgcaacacaatttttttgcattttcttcCAATTTATATTCctgcatcactgccggtttaaagaatggcccggtagtgatgtactcataacactgtcggtttctagttagaaccagcagtgatggggtacatcactgctggttctagttagaaccggcagtgatgagatctGGTATAAAAGGCCAttgcgggttgaaattatccaaatttcaacctcACGCCAACCATTCCccatgctcctcttcttcgacgccaacgcccgtgcaccaccccatgtcggagcacccgtccaccgccccccacactgccgttcctagccccacgctcctcttcttcgatgccgaggcccgtgcaccaccccacgccggagcaaccgtccaccgctccccgcgccgccgttcccagccccgcgctcctcttcttcgacatcgacgcccgtgcaccgccccacgctagAGCACTCCCCACACCGTCCACCATCCGATGCCAGAgaaccgccgaggccttcaggagcgcccgTGGACAGCTGCTTTACCACccacacggtgagtgcgtggctcactgcccgctaagtgttagatgaaatgcccgctaagtgttctgtttgtgtaagagttagataagaatttctggTTGATTTGTCCCacaactgcttacttgaatcagtagaggcttttcatttaccaagtactacaacttattgtttgatatgataatttacttgccataatttatgttactgctactttattgcaatgctagcatacagtttgatcatgaatgtctagtctatagtgccaccgatgctcaatgtttttggatgtgaggatgtagtatatatattttagacctatagaactaattttttttaaatagttttaaagatGAAGAATGTATGCAACTCTAATATTTTGATAGGGGTCCTACTTTATTTGACTGGTCATGTTGGTTAATTACAATGACTTGCCTATTTCCTTTCTGTTGTAGATGTTTTGCTTTGACCTTTcatctaatattttcttatatatactacaagaaattatttatttcttgtataagatttagtatattttaaaaataatgctATTTTCAGAGACCTGTTGTCACAGTCCTAGACCGCCAAATTACACTATAGCAATATTTGATTGTTTGGGGATTCAATCTTAgggggaatgtatagcatgcttaaaaaaaggcatctatagatgtttgttctagaaaaaaagttaaaaacaacttttaaaattggctcagcagtagcagcaagtatgattactaaaccacattgatctccgaataataaacagtccaattattgagataattttttatcatgtcaaggaataaagaacattaaatagaattagtttggccatataacttgaataataactcttgttcagtgagttaccattaccacttaccgcatgcctaatttacttaaatgtataggcaaccatggcatggtatgtagtgcatgttggtcatatgcctgggatttatcgaacctaggaagattgctatgctcaagtcaatcgctaccctagtaatttgcacaaaaaatacaacacagaagctgaagctttaagggcctactatagtcatccggcctaccttgcaaaccatgggcaaccggcctactatggtccaatgaatgcaaaccatggccatccgctggcactggatatcgaagagaagccacccgctggaggtgtgaagattaggagaattgctcattggtcttggaaagatgtcatgcttttatttatggctatggtcatcacttttcttatttggaagttgatgtaggcttagtttcgtagaagagtaggtggactttgttgtatgtggtcaatcaaacaatgaatttgttctaggtgaacatatgctattatttgactttgttgtatgtggacttattattagactttgcattaaacatattatatatatatgaacatatgctattagtagttgtcctgtggccaaaactaaccactgatcgtgtcacagccatgactcatcgtcgcctgttaccccgtcgccgaagaactGATCAGGCAACAAGAAGCGGTAGATATCGCTGGGACTGGGAGAgtccgcatgatccgacaaacggtgacggtgtcaatcaggtcaggtgagaacgagcagccatggaccccgtccggcctgctcgatctaggtcaaaatgaccaagatggctaggtaactttggtatcatgtcactatgtagccacacacgctaatcaattgagagggtcatagcttacttggtgtctctagcaggagcctccaccggccgaggagctagagggttcgggtagcaggaaggccagatccaagcgaggcatgtcaaaggttcctgttggtaggaatgcacactagcacattactgagttcgatgaatttggggattccactctcaccgcctatagctttgaccaaatacaagaccatcctcgggttacttgttagggacttcatccctgattaagtataggaagtggattgggaaagatgatgaccggtggagggttcccgaaagcgagaaggattacatatgggatgtcaagatccctagagtatttcactttcccagccgagtatgacagggagttagtcaagaaaaaagcaaaagaaatcatgggaacatgcttcaagaatttcaaggggacattgtacaagaattttgtcctccaaaataaagagctagatttcgatggtggacagtttagcaagcagaaggacttctggtaggctttcaaggaatacaggttatccgaggactacttagaactgagcaggaagaataaggagaattcatagaaagcgatgaatcctcatcatctcggctctcgtggctacgccaaaaagatgccagaatttgaagcaaaacttcaaaagatggatcgccttgctgaggaaggcgttcaggttgagaccgccgattagGAGCCTAGATcaggtaatatactgtatggggaggaatgtacgacaCGCCGAGGAcagggagctttagctcctcaaatgtacccatgagcgaactcatccagaggatctcccaggtaactgaggaggtgaggcaagggactcgcacttctaatagggagaaagacgtgctcacccaagcactcagaaccaaggagcaccctagtcgcactagagggaaccggtgttgttccttggaaactagcattcctccaagaatctaacacttaccggagccgctcgaggggtagagaggaacatgaggcagagtatttgaggagactaaaagagatggaagacagaatggaagcacggattgaggcgacctattgaagcgcgagtcgagcaaattttactgtccaaggggtcagcagtaccacaaaaccctactcctactgcctttagcccacagtttaggggtcgcagcagctgctggatcgaccccgctcgacgaagaagaggcgaatgtgcctcatccggtggacgacatcactgaacccgtcaatgtcaggttgtacattcgtcaggaatggacaaaggacaaggtggcgctcggccaggcctaggCCTGtgggagatgggacaattaatggccgcccaattccactggggtacgctcgcgtcaccattgacagaatacttgataagaagtataacaagatacccattgagtaccccgtagcggaagacatgccgaaacttggtcataacaagggctctcaagtggcctggcgcaagcgcttcattaagcttgaccaccaattgtcctctgatgatgaggacgactacgagtcttcgcccacctgcgatgataactcaccatctcccaacagagatcactcccctcctcatccaggagccatcacccctgagaagacagaggtctccttctattcctcctcatccgactccatcttcatcagccccgagaaaaagagactcctcctcctcctcctcgtccgactccatcttcatcagcagcctgagaaaacagaattctcgtcgtcatcctcctcctcctccacctcagcccaaaacaagatcaaggacatcctcgcagtcgcagaaaaggtccttggattcggtcgctaatgctcccaaagtggaccaacagaaaagaaaaaggtcgttcagtggcagcgttacctccttgatggaagaaaaatttacagcacacgtcaagaaggaagattgtattagtttcttcaatctctgtgcctcacttgCCTTCGtttatgttgaagtccgaattcgaaaggcaaacacagaataaatacgctacaacaagagacgaagaaatacgcaataaagatttaaggaacatatataagtacatcgaagacaacccaggattaaccatggaagaggccgcaaccatctattatgatgtacaagggatggcaacaccagcaatgaagtatgtaaggggcaattttttggttcacgatcatgagtataaaaatctagcAACATATATGCAccatttacatgaatattacatggctcaagcaacagagatggacaactttggttttgaggttattatccattcaccacatgttttcaattattcctgaagaagagaagttcgatgtcgagtgggagtgattgttccagctataccagaaacgtgaTCTCGATGTTCAATTATTGacactgtggactatgtaagtaccctacatgcatgatattacaattaactactctctcgatacacaaattgttaacttttgagcacttcccatgattttatgtaggtgtatagcaaaattttgcattctaaaaagcaaatgggattacataggcttcttggaccccatgcgagtcaatgagaggacatgtctaggcctctatggatgtgatgtggaagacctaaaatagagattgattgctgttttcgatgaattcacgatgaagaagaaaacccacatacttctagcctacaactacgagtatgtgttctcggcttttaattttatgcttcttttttcgttaagattattcgataattaggattctgtgattgcagcaaccatttcgtcttcatttgtgttaatcttgccaaaaatctgctcgaggtgtgggactcgaagaaaaaaccatttcatcatctaggaTGCACTGGtgtcagtgctgaattagtaagcgatcctaataacatattattttctaatcacacatactcgctttctaatgtttctccttttaatgttgctcagtgtccgaagaagccaTATCGGTGGGAAGcctggtcccattcaaggttgtcgaaataggaggggaagtacctatcacagccggcgggaaacaatgaatgcgggttttatgtaatgtgggcaatgcttcgctacatcggcgggaaatcggaagaagccgataagttggtgtgtataatccccatttaatttatgtctgttaataattcaacaaaatgatttactgttcctctttggatatcatcttttttgaacgacagcgcaagaaatttaagcacgaaaggctgctagagatggagatcagtcgcactacaatcggagctgtcaaaattcatcttagccgaggtattggaaaaagatggactattttccattgcacaatccagtgaagtacaaggaccagtatggcctagagcggctcgccagattattgtaagaagtctgagaacatttcttttttgttttgagggatcgagatctagatataacatttgaactgtaactgtaacatttgtaatgtttaatatttatggacctatcgtctacgtagcgtatataaagcgaaacccgatcccacgaaaaaatataaattaaaataaattataaaacaataaaatacgaatgggccatcaccaccggttagcaacaaaccggtagtgttgtcgtaaccatcactgccggttagagccATGAACCAATAGTCTGCCGGCttaagccatgaaccgacagtgttctcTTGCTCAACAGTgccggtttgagccatgaaccaacaatgttggactgctcaacactgccggtttgagccatgaaccgacagtgatctcTTGCTCCGCACTAccggtttgagccatgaaccgacagtgttgtcttgatcAACACTGCCTACTTTAGCCATCAACCGATAGTGTTGGTTTGCTCAACATTGCCGGCTTGGGTCAAGAACCGACAGTGTTATCTtgatcaacactgccggcttaagCCATaatccgacagtgttggcttgatcTACACTGCAGGTTTGGGCAAGAACCGACACCCTTGAAGCAAACGTCACTGTCGGTggggactacaaaccggcagtgttattcaactagacactgtcgggtggagccatGAACCAACACTATtgtctgtagatcagtgtcggtttttaagaactgacaagtgatgtcaaccccacatcactgccggtatgccactgtcggttcaaaatccggcagtgaaggggttttttgaaccggtagtgatgtacagATCTAGGGTAGTGAGTAGTCGTGTACAACAAGGCATAACAACCATATCTTTAATTTCCAGGAAAGTGCTCGGTAATGAACTTTGTAGCCTAGTTCAGCTTGTGAGCAAAAGACAGAGAACAAAAGGCTCTAGCTTTGCTTGGATGGTCAACAAGATGCTCATGGTAAAATGACAGATGGGTGTCATCAAAGCCTAGAAGACTAGAAACAACATCATACAGACCTTCAGGAAGTTTGTCGGGCATTTAGTCTTCTCTATAGCACAAGAGATTCTTTCCCTAACTTCTTTTATTGCATGTATGAGTCCATCATCTTCCCTCTCCTTTTCAGTTATCTTTGCTCTTTTGTTAGGCCTAGTAACTAAAGACGTTGCTCCATCAATAGCAGCAGTATCACCATCCCAACCATCTTCACCTTGTTCATTTTCACCAATTCCGGTTGCTAGAGGCTCATTTGATCCCTTTACATACTTCCCTATGGCTACAGTAGCACCAAAGATAGTAGCCATCTCACCATAGTGCTCAATAGGCTTGTTGAAGAATTCTGCATCAGCTTTATGGTCCTTGCATTACAATATATGGACAAACTATTAGACCAACTAGAAGATAATATTGAAATAAAAATTGTGGCACCAAGGGTACCGCAATATAGCTTGTATAATGCTCATGATCAAGTGAAATCACATAGTTGACTTCGTCCCAAAGAGCAGCACTCAAACTCCTAAGTTTGTTGATTTTCATATACTTCCTCTTCTTTATTCTAAGATGATTACTAATCTGCTCCCCAATCCTCTTGCACTTGAAAGGGTCATTCAAAGCCTTGGAACAAGAGTTCAAATGGGTCTTCTTGAAACCTGATGATGTTTTGCCACTAGCCACTATATTGGCAAGGTAAGTAAGCATGAAAGAAGACATTGCAGAAGGCCAAGTGACATGGCCAAAACAAATGCAGTGTTAGCCTAAACGGGTTAAACGACCGTTTAAACGACCACTAAATGGTAAAcggttttgtttagggggtaaacggaaattaaacagTTGACTGTTTAAACAGTCAAAAATAGAAAAAtggtctaaacggcctaaacggaacggagataaacagtattaaatgggctaaatagttgtttaaacggttgtttagacgaacacgaggtaaatctagtttagttttgtaaggaaaatagaccctaggcccatttactttggattttggtgtttgatgaccaacacaaccaaattggactaataaatttataagtgattgttttgtagttcaatagggtgcaagacgtgacatggacaaaggcgacgtgatgatccgatgatcaacaccacaagcaagaccttaggagcacaagagaagacccaagatatcaagccaagtccaagcacgaaaataggaaccaagccgtacgcaagatcgtaaagaaatgagctcacagaagtgaccggacactgtaagaaagtgaccggacgctctgatcagtgGCTCAGCAATAGCAGACgttagcagcagcgaccggacgctgaacatgtgaatcgaccggacacaccaatggcactattcatcagtccggcaacacactcagcaagtgaccagacgctggtggcaaaccgaccggacgcaggacagcagcgtccgatcgagtacagagaggttctagagcggcgaacttatgaccggacatgtccggtggcaagtgaccgaacgctggcagtgtccgattagttgttcgtggctccaacggttgggactaccgaacgcgtccgataaggacgactccagcgtccggtcagtagcagaaaagcgggatttcatccccaacggctactttctcagtgaggcttataaatacaaccaccAACCGGCCAAACGAGTAGAGTGGAGttgaggaaatataccaagggtgttgatacactattttagtgatctccacttgcatagtgcttagtgttttattaggtgattagcgtaggtgctttgcgaaatgcttaggttgattagaccaccgcttatgcgcttgctctaggtttaggcctagtgtttagtgaggtttgcatacctcttaccactcggtgcttgtgcgcaccattattgtacattggaggggcttgtagtcttgtgagatcacaccaaccgcgtttgtggtgtgaccgccaccgtgtaccgaagggaacaaggcccatgacgtttcggccagaagcttgatagcgAAGACAGcgaggagcatccgggagaggcttgtcggaaggcacgtcggagacccacttgcgcgtgggaaaggcccgaggctatccacagagttacctaaccaggagcttggcccttgcgagggattccttgcgaggggctccaacgaggactagggggaagcttg includes:
- the LOC136460441 gene encoding uncharacterized protein; this translates as WPSAMSSFMLTYLANIVASGKTSSGFKKTHLNSCSKALNDPFKCKRIGEQISNHLRIKKRKYMKINKLRSLSAALWDEVNYVISLDHEHYTSYIADHKADAEFFNKPIEHYGEMATIFGATVAIGKYVKGSNEPLATGIGENEQGEDGWDGDTAAIDGATSLVTRPNKRAKITEKEREDDGLIHAIKEPDKLPEGLYDVVSSLLGFDDTHLSFYHEHLVDHPSKARAFCSLSFAHKLN